A window of Acidobacteriota bacterium genomic DNA:
CCAGGCAATTCTCCACCACACGCACTCACCACCCCGAGGAGCCGAAGCCCCCGAGGGTGGTGAGCCCGCGGGTGTCGCGTCCCTAGACGTCCAGACAGTCGCGGTAACAGAACGAAGTAAATCCGGAGGGGCTGGTGTACTTGTAGCGGGCGCAAATCTCCAGAGTGCTGAGGGCCGGGTTGTAGATCGTGCAGCAGCCATCGAAGGTCCAGCCGTTGAGGTTTGGGCAGTAGCCGAGCGGGCAAGTCGAATGGAAGCGCGCTTCGGCTGGCTCCGAAAGCAGAGTCATGGCGCCGAGAGCCACCACGGCGACCAGCGCGAGGGGAAAGATCGACTTGACGAGTTTCTTCATGGCATCACTCCTTGGTTGGGTGGAAGAGGCACCGGCTCAGGCGCCGATGGCGGAAAGGGAGCTGCGGATCTCGTCGAGATCCTGCTCCGAAAGAGTGCCGAGCCAGGAGTCCCGAACCCGGCCGTCGGCGGATAGAAGCACCGTGAAGGGGACCGCCGAAAGCTGGTTGTCCGCCGCGAAGATCCCCGGGTCGCGCAGGCTGACGATGGGATAGGCGAGCTGCTGCTCCTCACCGTAGGCGCGGGTCGGCTCGACCGGGTCGAAGCTGACACCAAGGGTCTCGGCGATGGCCCCGACCTCGTGGTGAAGGGCCTGCCAACGCTGCTGGTTCTCCTGGCACGACGGACAGGTGGTGGTGAAGAAAAACAGCAGGCGATCACTACCGGCGAGCTCGACCTCGAGCTCCTGGCCGTCGAGGTCGAGGGCCGCAAAGGGCTCGAACACCTGACCAGCCACCAGCGATGAGGGTAGGGCGCCCTCGATTGCCGCTTGCCGAAGCTGCCGTACTTCGAGGGTCAGGAAGACGGTGGCACCGGCCAGGGCCAGCAGCAGTCCATGCAGAGTCAGGCTGTAGGGGGACAGACGCTTCCAGAGCATGCGATTTCTCCTCCGGGCCGCGCTTCCGGAGCAGGCGATGAAAGCCTTCCTCGGAAGCTTTGATGCGAAATTTCCCCGTTACGCGAGAACGGCGAGATTTCCGAAGCATCGGAGGTGAAATTTCTCGCCGATGGGCTGGCGCGGCCGACCCGGCGAGCGATCGTCCGGGCACGAAAGAGGTCGCGCTAGGAGTCGGTGAGGTCGGGCTGCGGGCGCCCCCAGGCGCGGTAGAGAGCTTTCCAGCGGTCGCGGGCGAGGGCCGTCTTGGCGGAGTCGGGGCCCTGGTGGTCGCGGATCGCCCGGTAGCTGCGGGTCAACAGCGGCTCGGCTTCGGCGTAGCGCCCCTGGGCGGTCAGGCATTCTCCGAGAACGCTCTCCCCCAGCCCCCGCAGATACGGGCTCTCGAGACGGCTTCCCCACTGCTCGAGCCAGTCCCTGAGCAGCGCCTCACCGGCCTCCGCCCGTCCCTGGCGTAGCCGCACAGAAGCGATGCCGGCGCGATTGACCCAGACGGCAAAGTGAGCCGGCGAGAAGGCCTGCTCCATGATCGCGGAACTCGCCCGGTAGCTTTCCTCGGCCGCGGCGAGCTCGCCGGCGGCGAGTTGGAGGTCCCCGAGGTTTTTGAGGGGAGCGGCCAAGCCCGGATTGTCGGCTCCACGCAGCCGCCGTTGTAGGACCACCGCCTGTCCCAGCAGCTCGAGGGCATCCCGGATCTGCCCTTCCTGGCGATAGGCGAGTCCGAGATTGTTGAGCAGGGCGACCCGCTCGGGGTGGTCGGGGCCATAGGCGAGGCGGTGCAGGCGGACGGCTTCCCGATAGAGCGGAATCGCCGCGCTATTGCGGCCCGTGGACGTCAACACCCGAGCCCGCCCGGCGAAGGCGCGGGCCTTGTCGGACTCGCCATCCTCGAAGGCGGCGCGAGCCAGCTCGAGGGCCTCCTCCGAAGGCTCGTCGGCCCGCTGGAAGTCCCCCTTGAGGCAGAGCAGCGAGACCAGATCCGTCAGCAGCACGGCGACATCGCGGTCCTCGGCTCGCGGGCTGGCGGCGACGATCGACAGCCCCTCTCGGATCCGCGTCTCGCCGGCGTCGAGGCGGTTCTGCCAGCCCGCCACGGTGCCCAGCGTACCGAGCAAGGAGGCCACCGCCAGACTGTCGCCACCGTCGAGGCCGCGGCGAATCTGCAGGGCCTCTTCGAGCTGCACCTCGGCGAGGTCGTAGATGCCGAGGTCGCGGTAGATGTTGCCGGTGATCTCGAGCAGCTCGGCGCGATCGCCCGGCTGATCGACGAGCTTGCCCTCGAGGCTACGGGCGCTGCGCTCGACGGCCTGGCGGAGGGTGAGCGCCTCGCCTTCGACGGCCACCTGGAAGACTTCCTGGACGAAACCCACCAGGCGCTCGGCGCGACGCTGGGCGAGGCGCGCTTCGTCGCGCTCACTGGCAAGGAGCAGGCTCTGGCGCCAGCTGGTCACTCCGAGAGCGCTGACCACCGTCATCAGCAGCGCCACCAGACCGGCGGCCAGCCGATGGCGGGACAGAAAGCGGCCGGTGCGATAGGTCCATCGGTCGGGCCGGGCGCGCACCGGGAAGCCCTCCAGATGCCGCCTCAAATCCTCGTCGAGGAGCTCGACGGAACGATAGCGCTGCTCGGGATCGACCGCCAAGGCGGTCCCGAGGATGGCGTCGAGATCGCCGCGCAGGCTACGCCGCAGCCCTTCCGGAGACGTATCCCGCTCCTCCGCCACCCGCCGCGCCTCCTCGGCGCCGGCACCATCCCGGCCGATCACGAGTGAGCTCGGCGCCGGGGTCGACGCGGCGACCCCGGGGTCCGGAGAGTGACCGGTGAGCAGCTCGTGGAGCAAGACTCCCAGGGAGTAGAGATCGCTGCCGGTGGTCACCGCTTCGCCCCGGCGCTGCTCGGGGTTGGCGTAGCGCGGCGTCATCAGCCGTACCCAGGCTTCGGTCTCGTCCGGCGCCAGCGGCCACTGAGCGGGATCGAGCAGCTTGGCAATGCCGAAATCGAGTAGCTTGGGCTCGCCTTCGGCGGTCACCAGGATGTTGGATGGCTTGAGGTCACGGTGGACCACCAGGTTGCGGTGGGCGTGACCCACGGCGTCGAGCACCCGGCGAAACAGGCGCAGGCGCTGCTCGACGCTCAACCGGCGCTGGTGGCAATAGAGGTCGAGGGCGGTTCCCTCGACCCATTCGAGGACGACATAAAGGCGACCGTCCTCGCTGCTGCCGCCGTCGATGATGCGAGCGATACCGGGATGCTCGAGGCGGGCCAAAATCTGGCGCTCGGCGCGAAAGCGTTGCTCGATGGCGGGCGAGGCGATCTCGCGCCGGATCACCTTGACTGCCACCTGCTGTTCGTAGCTGGCGTCGGCACGGTGTGCCGCATAGACCACCGACATGCCGCCGCGACCGACTTCGTGAAGCAGTCGATAGGGGCCGAGGCGGTCGTCGGGAGCTGGCTCGCTCTCATCGTCGCCTGGGGGCGCCTCGCCAGCCGCCATCAGCTCGACGGGACTCTCGAGAAAACCCTGCGAGCGACCGGCTGCCGCCAGCAGGCGCGTCAAGGCCGCGGCCATCGCCGGATCCCCTCGGCCGATCTCCTGCAGCCGCCGGCTGCGCTCGTCGACCGCCAGCTCCTCGAGCTCGAGGAAGAGATGCTCGGCACTTTCCCAACGCTCAGAGCTCAAGGCGCTGCCCTTCGACCACGAAGCTGTAGAGCCAGACCCGGGACAGCTTCCACCAGCGACTGACGGTGGCCGGCGAGATGTTCAAAACGGAGGCGATCTCCTCCTTGTTGAGGCCGGCGAAGAAGCGCAGCTCGACCATGCGGGCCCGCTGCGGCGCCCGCTCCGCCAGCAGATCGAGGGCCTCGTCCAGGACCAGGAGATCGATCGGGCGCTCGCCGCTGGCGCGCTCCCTCCGGCTTCATCCAGCTCCCCCCCGGTTCCGTAGGAACGGCGACTTCAAACCGACCCTCAGGAGAGCCATGCGAGCCCTTCCCGCGATCCTCTTGCTCTGTCTCATCCTCGGCGGCTGCGGTCAGCGGCTGCTGATCATTCACGAACCGCGTTTCGCCACCGGAACGATGAAGATTCCCAGCGCTCGGGCCGGCTATCCGACCGGCGACTGGGGGCGCCCGACGGCCCAGGCGGCGGACGGTTTCGACTACATGCTGCGGTTCGTCCCGCCGCGTCCGCGGCCGGGCGCGGTGGTGGTCCAGGAGATCCAAGTGCGGGGCATGCGCCTGGTGAACTGTCAGGGACCGCCAGTTCCCTATTCGGTTCCTCCCGGGACGATCGAGTACTTCAAGCTGCCGAGCGACGACGTGCAGCAACGCTTCAATGTCCCCGCCGAAGAGCTGGTGAGCGAAGCCCGCCAAGGGCGGGTCTCCTACTTGGCGCTTCCCGGCAACAACATTCCGAACTTCAATCAACCGAAGCACCGGGGCCAAAACGCCATCATCCTTTCCCAGGAGATCAACTATCTCTTCGGGCTGCCGCCGGCTCAGCGTCGGCTACTCGAGCGACCCAACCTGCGCCGCTCGGAGTTCACCCGCTGGTTTCATCGCGCCACCTACGACGGCTGCGGTTTCGATCCGCCGCCGTCGTGTGGCAAGAAGCACTGCCTCGACTTCCTGGTCACCGACATCGACAACCAACAGCAGGTCAGCCTTGATCTGGTGCCCTTCGCGAGCGACGGGGAGATGTTCTGATGAGGCGACGACTCTGCTGGATTGCACCGCTGCTGCTGGCGGTCGCTTGCTCCAACCCGGATCCCTCCCAAGTCGCCCCCCTGATGGCAGAGCAGCAGGTGCTTCTGCAGCAGGACGTGTCGCTGGCTGGCCGGCCCTTCCGCCTCGCCGTGGTGGGCTGGCAGGAGGAATGGCCTCTCGCCTCGGGGCAAAGCTTCGAGGCGCGCGCCCTCACCGTCACCGGCGATGACCGCCTGATCTCCTTCAGCAGCTCCACCGGGCCCTTCGACCTGACGATCGAGGGCGGTCGCCTGGAGTTCGGCGGCCATACCCTGGAGGCTACGGATCAGGTCGGACGCTTCCTCGCCGACGGTCAAGCGGTCGAGCTGAGCCCGAGGCTGCAAACCCTGCACGTCTTCTTCGACGGTACCTACCTCGGCCCTTGGCCCTTCTGAGCCGGCGCGCACCCAAGGACACCGAGAGACTGGAGCCGGCCCCCTGACGATTCGGATGAAATGAATTTACTTCCTTTCGACACATCTCTTCGAAAGCTGGCAGCACTGCCAGTCCGCCATGGTCCAGCTACTGGAGAGAGGGATGGGAAACTACACGGATTTCGACAACATCAAGACCAAACGACCGGCGCAGGCGGAACAGACTCGCTTGGCCACCGCCCAAGGCCTGGTGTATCGCGCTTACTCGCGTCCTTACGGGGACGGCCCCGCCAACGTCCTCAACCTGTTCGCCAGCGGTTTCTACGGCGATGCCCCGTGGAAGATGTTCTTCGTGCCGGTGGACGGCAAGCCTAACCACTACCGCCTGATGGAGGTGGTGCCGAGCGTCGTCTACTTCATCGTGTCGTACTACACCGCCTCCTACTCATCGCAGGTCGGCCTCCTCGAGCTCGGCGACGAGATCATCGTCGAAGACGCCCGCGGCGAGCACAAGGTCAAGGTCGTTCCGCTGACCTAGAGGCGCTTCGAGAGCAATCGCCTGCGTCCCTTGGGCGCTGGCGGCGACTCCTTGGGTGAAGAAGCGAGAAACCACACCTCACGCGGCCTCGGACAAGCCCTCACCTTCGGACTCTCCCGGCCTCCTAGGAGGCCGGGAGGGTCACCCACTACCGACAGCCGAGACCTGCTGGATCAGTCCCAGCCGTCGTAGAAGAAGGCGCCGTTGTGCTCGAAGGGACGCGTCCCCGCGGGCGAGGTTCCGAGGTAGCAAGCCGGCTCACCGTCGAGGGTCCGGACGACGCCGACGGCGCAGTGGGAGTCGGCGGGAGCCATCACCGAACGCCCAACCACGGACAGATCGGCGAGGGAGACTCCGGGGCGGGGCAAGATCTCGCAGACGACCTTGTCGAGGGGCAGTGGACCGGGACCGCCATCGATCACCTCGATAAAGCGGGTGTGGACAGGACAGGCGCCGGGGCCGGCATGGTCGATGATGTCGATGTGGAGAATGCCGATCGAGGGAATCGTCACCTGATCGACGCCCGGTGACTGCACCTCGGTGAATAGGCAGTCGGGGCCCAGCGGGTCGGCACCATCAAAGCACTCGACTTCCGCGGCGACGGTGAACTGACCCGCAACGACTCTACCCTCCTCTCCGGCCGGCACCGGCGTGACATAGCAGGCCGCACCGTTGTCCCACGGCCGCAAGAACTCCGGTTCCTCCGGATCTTCAAACCAAAGCACCCCCGGGAAGCAGTTCTCGCTCGGCTCCGGGACGTCGCATCCGGTGCGGAAGAGCGGCGCCCGCGGCGGCACGCTGCCACCGAAGAAACCCTCGAGCTCCGTGATCACCAGAGAGACCATGGTCGGTGTCGGGAAGACGTGGGGCGTGTTGCACTTCTCCCAGGTGAAGTTGTCCCAGGGGACCGGACCGATCACGCTGCTCGTCGGGATGAAGGCATGGCGATCGAGCTCGTACTCGAAGGTAGGGTCGAGGCCTGCCGGCAAATCGGCGCCGTTCAGCGCTTCCAAGAAGTCCAGCGTGGTGAAGCGGGTGCTCCCGGGAGTGGTATCGAAGCCCAATCCCGGAATCGGTCGATTGAGCTCGTCGCAAAAGGTGATCAGACCGTAGATCTCACTACAGATCCGCCGCCGATAGGCGACGGCACCGGCGCCGTCGGAACGCACTTCCACCTCACCGTCGACGACGACCACCAGGCCGGCCGCCAGACTGGCCTGGGCGAGCAGCAGCTGAACATCCTGGCCCAGGCTCGACTGTGGAGTCCCCAAGCCGCTGCCATTGGCGCCGGCGACATTGCGGGTCGAGAGCGGTAGCTCTCCCATCGCCGTCGCTGCGCCATAGAAGGCAGCATTCTCGGGTCGCGGCATATACCAGCCCGGCGACTGGATGCTGGCGCCGCGAGGGTAAGTGCGCCGCATCAGTTGGGAAGCAGCGGGACTCTCGAGGGCTCCCAAGAACTTCTCGGCATCGGCGACGAAGTCCTTGAAATCCACCGCGGCGTATTGGAACCCGATGGGGATGTTGGCCCCGCGGTAGGGCCCGTCGAGGTTGATGAACAGGCCGGCATGATGCTCCAATCCCATCCCCTCGGCTTCCATCATTGCCCAGCGCGCCACCTGGGTCCCCATACTGCCAGCAATCACCGCCACCGATCCGGGAGTCAGCGCCTCGGGATGCACCAGATTCTCGAGCTCGGAAGTCAGAAGCTGTCGAATGGCGCGGCCGTTGCGCTGCATCCAATCACGACCGTTCTGGTAGTCCACCGTGATGACGTCCAAGCCCACGTCGTGCATCATCTTGATGGTGCCCCCGAAGAGTTCGAGGATGGTGTCCTGAGTGCGCTCGTTGAAGATGTCGATACCGTCGATCAGGACCACCGGACGACGGAGCTGGACTTCGCAGGTCGACTCCGAGACCTGACGCACCGCCCCAGGGTGCGCCGGGATCACCCGAACGTTCACCCGACCAGCGGAGGCCTGGAACGGCTCGTTCCAGGGCGCGAAGAACGGTGCTCCGACCACCGAACGGGTGAGGTCGACGAACCGCACCCGCTCCTTGCCGTCTTGATTCTCGGCGAACCACTCCCCGGCAACACACGGCACCGGCGCTGCCGGAGGTACTCCCGGCGGCACCCAGGGCACCGGCGGCAGCGGCTTGCCGGGATCGCCCTCGACCGTGTGGAAGGGAACAAGGCCTCGGCCGGTGAGGGTGCGATCCCGCAAGACAGCGCGCACCGAGATCTCCAGGCTTCCGGAACGATCCGGAAGCCCTGCGACGCGAAAGGGGCGGTCGAGCTCGACGAGACGCTCGGCGGTATCCCCGATCCGCACCCAAACCTCTTCCACATCACCAGCCGTTGGGCCATTCAGTAGCAGCAAGTCGGAAGGCACGACGAAGCGCGGCGACCAGCCGTAGACCTTCTCCGCCACCGCCTGGGCGGCGACGAAAGTCCGGGTCTCCCCGAGGCGGCCGGCGGGCAGATCGAGAACTCCGTCATGGACCCCCAGTGGCAGATCGCCGGCCATCGTGTCGTAGTCGATGATCGCCAGGCTGAGGGGAATCGCTCTCGCCTCTTCACGCCAGAAGCGGGCCCGCGACGCGATTTCTTCGGGGGCAAGGAGCGCCGCCGTCAGGGCACCGCGAGAGAGATCGAAGTAGGCCTGCTCGACCTGGCCCCGGGAAAGCGGCTTCTCGGCACCGTCGGTTCTCTCACCGAGGGTCGCCGCTTGCACCTGGGCACCGCCCCAGACCGCTCCCCGTTCAAGCAGGATGCCGGTTGGGACCTGGCTCGGTTCGAGGCGCGAGAAGGCGCGCTCGAGGGTCTCGGCGAGAGCTTCGGGGGCAGGCTCTTGCGGAGCTCCGAAGGCGGGAGAGCGCTCCCCGGCGAAAGCCATCCAGGGGAAGAGGACCGCAAGGATCAAGGCGAGTACCGCCCTGACTGCGGAGTCCAAGCCATCTTGAATCTTGATCATCCGTTTCTCCATGCTGTCGCCGGCGCCGGGCCGGCGGCGGTGAAATCTGGAGGAGAGGCCGAGTCGCACGGCCCCGCCTCGAAAGGAAGCAATGGGCGCCGCAGGGACGGGGTCAGTCCCAGCCGTCGTAGAAAAAAGCGCCGTTGTGCTCGAAGGGACGCGTCCCCTGCGGCGAGGTCCCGAGGTAGCAGGTGGGCTCGCCATCGAGGGTCCGAACGCTTCCGACGGAGCAGCAGGAGTCCGCCGGAGCCATCACCGATTGCCCGACCAGGGAAAGCTCCGCGAGGGAGACCCCGGGGCGGGGGATGATCTCGCAGACGACCTTGTCGAGAGGAAGCGGGCCAGGGCCCCCATCGATCAGCTCGACAAAGCGGGTTCTGGCGGGACAAGCCTCGGGGCCGGCGTGGTCGATGATGTCGAGATGGAGAATGCCCGTCGAGGGGATCGTCACCTGATCGACCCCAGGCGCCTGCACCGAGGTGAACAGGCAGAGAGCGCCCATCGGATCGGCGCCATCGAAACATTCGAGCTCCGGAGCGACGACGAAGTGACCCGCGACGACCCGGCCCTGCTCACCCGCCGGCACCGGAGTGACGTAGCAAGCGGCGCCGTTGTCCCACGGGCGCAAGAACTCGGGCATCTCCGGATCGGCGAACCACAGAACTCCCGGGAAGCAGTTCTCGCTCGGCTCCGGTAGGCCGCAACCGGTTTGAAAGAGGGGCGCCGCCGGCGGCTCGTAGCCGGCACGCAGGGCCACCATTTCGGAGAGGATCAGGGAGTCGACGGTGGGCGTCGAGAAGGCGTGACGGGTGTTGCACTTTTCCCAAGTCCGGTTGTCCCAAACCACGTCTCCAAAGGCGCTGGCAGGCGTGATGTGAGAGTGGGCCGGAAGGTCCGACGAGTAGTGCACCGAGAACTCGATGCCCTCCGCCTCGACGGTGGGTCCGAGGCCAGCGACGAGCAGGTCCAGCGTCGGAAAGACACTGCCGGCGATGGTGTCGAGGCCCAAGCCGCCGACGGTCTTCTCCACCTCGTCACAGAGCTCCGGGGCCCAAACGACGCGCAGACACCTTTCGAAGCGGTAGACCTTGCCGAACAGCGGCGAATCGGCATAGACATCCATGGTGAAGCGGGCGTCGATCAAGGGCCCGGAGCCGCCGACGCCGAAAGCCCTCATCAGCCGCAGGCCGATGTCGAATGGCATGACCGGAGTACCAGGTCCACTACCTTGGGCGGTCGCGACATTGCGGGTCCGTTGCGGCATCCCGCCGAGGGCCGCCACCTGCGCCCGGTAGGCGTTGAACTCCGGACGCTGCCGGTACCAGCCATCGGCTTCGAGATCGGCTCCCCGAGGGAAGGTGCGAACCAAGAGCTGCGAGGGGGCCGGGCTCTCCAGCGACTGCAGCGCCATCTCGGCAGCTTCGTTGGAACTCCCCTGATCCACCGCCAGCACCTGGAAGCCGATCGGGATGTTGGCTCCCCAGTAGGGTCCGTCGATGCTGAGAAAGAGGCTGGCGTTGTGATCGAGGTCCATCGATTCCGCCTCGAGCAAACCCCAACGAATGACCTGAGTCCCCATGCTGCGCCCGAGAACCGCCACGCCATCCCGCTCGAGGACGCCCGGGTCGACCCACTTCTCGAGCTCGTGCGTCATCAGGTGGCGAAAGGCTCGACCGTTGCGCTGAATCCAATCGCGGCCGTTGAAGTAGTCCACCATCACGAGGTCGAAGCCCATCTCGAGGAGCTTCTTGAACAGTCCCCCGAAGGCCGCGAGGTGAGAGTCGTTGGTCCGGGTGTTGAGCACGTCGAGGCCATCGAGGATGACCAGGGGATTGATCAGCGAGACGACACAGCGTCCATCGAGGGTCAGGGCTACGGACTCGCTGCGAGCCGGCACAATGCGTACCGAGAACATTCCGGAAGTTCCCTGAAAGGCCTCGTCCCAAGGTGCGAAGTAGGGCGGCCCGACCACCGGGTCGTCGAGGTCCCAGAAGGGCACGTTGCGCACCCCGGACTCATCCTCGGCTGGCCAACTTCCCGCCGCACAGCGCACCGGCGTCTGGGTCGGCACGCCGTGCGCGGTCGGTGGTGGCGCCAGGGGATTGGTCGGAATCTCCCGCGGAGCGAAGTATCGAACCGTGCCGCGGGTCGAAATCGAGCGTCCGGCGACGGTGGCTCGCACCGCAACCTCAAGATCCCCTCCGCGATCGGGCAGCCAAGCCGGCCGGAAGGGCCGGTCGAGCTCGACGGCGACCTCCGGTGCTGTACCGATCTGAACCCGCAGGTCTTCGAGCTGGGTCACGTCCAAGCCATTGAGGACCAAGAGGTCCGCCGGGACCACGAAATCCGGCGACCACTGGAAAACGGTGTCCGCCAGGACATGAACGGCGACGAACCGGCGAGTCTCCCCCAGCTCTCCCGAAGGAACCTGCAAAACGCCGTCGGACCAGCTGACGCCGGGCGCACTGGAGAGGGTTTGATAGTCGACCAGGACCAGACCGAGAGGCGTCGCTCGGACCTGCTCGCGCCATCCCCGCGCCTTGCGGTGGAGGTCCGCCAACGATTCGAGGAGCCGGTCCCCGGCCGCTCGCCGCAAGTCACCGTAAACCGTCGAAAACGTCTCTCGATCGAGGGGCGGAAGTGCTTCGCCGGAGCCGTCGTAGGCCAGGATCAAATCACCGGCGAGCGGAGCGCTTCGCTCGAGCAGGATGCCGGTCGGAAGCTGGTCCGGGCGAACCTGCTGGAAGGCTCGCTCGAGATAGCCCTCGATTCCCTCGGGATCTTCTCGCGGCCCGAAGGCGACTTCCTTGCCGACCGCCGCCTGGCTCGCGATCAGTAGGGAGACGATCAGAGCGGCTAGCGAGGCTGTTCGAAGGTTCTGGCGCATCGCAAATCTCCTGTTCAGACGTTGGGAATCTCTCTGAGCCGGAGTTGACCAGCACCGTCCAGCGGTCCGTCTGACCCGGGGCGCCGATTTCTTGATCCCGCGCGCCAGATCTGCGACCGAAGACGCCAGAGGTGCTGGCGGGTCGGCTTCGGGCAGACCCCTCCCCCACGACGACTCGGCACTTGGAGCCGAGTGCCGCCTCTCCGACCGAGGAAGGCCGGTCAGAGGGCTCGAATCGTCTGGCGTCTGAACTCGGAGGGGGACTGACGGGTCCAGCGGCGAAACGCTCGATCGAAGGCACTGAGTTCCGAGAAACCGAGCGACAACGCGACATCCGAGGCCTGCGCCGAGGGCTGGCGGAGAAAGTCGATCGCGAGATCATGACGAATGCGATCCACGATCTGGCGGTAGGAAGTGCCCGCTGCTCGCAGTTTTCGCTGCAGGGTTCGGGCACCCATGTGGAGGGCTCGAGCCGTGGACTCGAGGGACAGATCAGGGCTGCCGCTCTCCAGCTCATCGATGATGTGACGCCGAATCGTCGCCAGGAAAGGATCCGGCTCGGAGCTCGCGATCTTG
This region includes:
- a CDS encoding TlpA disulfide reductase family protein, producing the protein MLWKRLSPYSLTLHGLLLALAGATVFLTLEVRQLRQAAIEGALPSSLVAGQVFEPFAALDLDGQELEVELAGSDRLLFFFTTTCPSCQENQQRWQALHHEVGAIAETLGVSFDPVEPTRAYGEEQQLAYPIVSLRDPGIFAADNQLSAVPFTVLLSADGRVRDSWLGTLSEQDLDEIRSSLSAIGA
- a CDS encoding serine/threonine-protein kinase; its protein translation is MSSERWESAEHLFLELEELAVDERSRRLQEIGRGDPAMAAALTRLLAAAGRSQGFLESPVELMAAGEAPPGDDESEPAPDDRLGPYRLLHEVGRGGMSVVYAAHRADASYEQQVAVKVIRREIASPAIEQRFRAERQILARLEHPGIARIIDGGSSEDGRLYVVLEWVEGTALDLYCHQRRLSVEQRLRLFRRVLDAVGHAHRNLVVHRDLKPSNILVTAEGEPKLLDFGIAKLLDPAQWPLAPDETEAWVRLMTPRYANPEQRRGEAVTTGSDLYSLGVLLHELLTGHSPDPGVAASTPAPSSLVIGRDGAGAEEARRVAEERDTSPEGLRRSLRGDLDAILGTALAVDPEQRYRSVELLDEDLRRHLEGFPVRARPDRWTYRTGRFLSRHRLAAGLVALLMTVVSALGVTSWRQSLLLASERDEARLAQRRAERLVGFVQEVFQVAVEGEALTLRQAVERSARSLEGKLVDQPGDRAELLEITGNIYRDLGIYDLAEVQLEEALQIRRGLDGGDSLAVASLLGTLGTVAGWQNRLDAGETRIREGLSIVAASPRAEDRDVAVLLTDLVSLLCLKGDFQRADEPSEEALELARAAFEDGESDKARAFAGRARVLTSTGRNSAAIPLYREAVRLHRLAYGPDHPERVALLNNLGLAYRQEGQIRDALELLGQAVVLQRRLRGADNPGLAAPLKNLGDLQLAAGELAAAEESYRASSAIMEQAFSPAHFAVWVNRAGIASVRLRQGRAEAGEALLRDWLEQWGSRLESPYLRGLGESVLGECLTAQGRYAEAEPLLTRSYRAIRDHQGPDSAKTALARDRWKALYRAWGRPQPDLTDS
- a CDS encoding ECF-type sigma factor, with protein sequence MDLLVLDEALDLLAERAPQRARMVELRFFAGLNKEEIASVLNISPATVSRWWKLSRVWLYSFVVEGQRLEL